The Oscillatoria sp. FACHB-1406 genome includes the window TGCGGAGAATGGGGATACTATAGTAAAAGTTGTCGAAGGTCTTTCGGGCGCAATCTTCGAGGAAAACGCGCTCTTGGGGGGCTTCTTCGCGCTGAAAAATTAAGCGAATACAAGGCGCTTTCGAGCCGCTAGAGATTAAAATCGGCGTTTGGGGGGATTGTTTAGCGAGTTTAGCGACGTATATTTCGCGTTGAATGCTACCTCCGAGGACAAAAATGGCATCGACTGGGAGATTCGCTGCGGCGCGCAGGCTTACCATGAGGTTAAGCAGCCAACTCGCCAGCACAACTCCTAACGTCGCTATAATGGCAACGCCTGCCCATCTTTGCCAGAGCCTAATCTTGCGTTTGCGCCCGCTCATTTTAATTCATAATTCATCATTCACCCTTCATAACTCATAACTCATAACTCATAATTCATAATTTTTATGTTTGTTAACGCTTTCATTAAACGCCCGGTACTGACAAGCGTATGCTCTCTGATTATCGTTATTTTAGGCGCGATCGCGGGCTTGCAATTACCGATCGCGCGCCTGCCAGAAATTGCCCCCACCCAAGTCCAAGTAAGCGCCATTGCCATCGGTGCCGATGCGCAAACGGTAGAAAATACAGTAACAACGATTCTGGAGCGGGAAATTAACGGTGT containing:
- a CDS encoding YdcF family protein; this encodes MSGRKRKIRLWQRWAGVAIIATLGVVLASWLLNLMVSLRAAANLPVDAIFVLGGSIQREIYVAKLAKQSPQTPILISSGSKAPCIRLIFQREEAPQERVFLEDCARKTFDNFYYSIPILRNWGARKVKLVTSQTHLPRAQWMAQILLGAQGIWVETEIAKETGVPGNRESVLKTTLDVTRSLIWAVGSQFVRPQCRGTQRLVDVDLERWRKRGFQCEHQGNVEEVRR